One stretch of Halobacillus litoralis DNA includes these proteins:
- a CDS encoding nitroreductase family protein, with protein MELLEAIQSRRSIHEYKEEKVDREVLERIFAESSWAPNHRMKEPWQIRLYQDQGKEAYAEAVMESYRRQGFFDGYDVNKTSRLEEGIRDFLLNIPHHALIYMERDEDVRKYEEDYAAVCAYIQNVQLLAWEEGVGVLWTTSPYLHDDQFSEAIGLDSQRFKLVSVLQMGYPKRIPKPKVRTPIQQKLDLCDGNKKS; from the coding sequence ATGGAGTTGTTGGAAGCAATACAAAGCCGCCGCTCGATTCATGAGTATAAAGAGGAGAAAGTGGATCGTGAAGTGTTGGAACGTATCTTCGCTGAGTCTTCATGGGCGCCTAACCATCGGATGAAAGAACCGTGGCAGATCCGTCTATATCAAGATCAAGGAAAAGAAGCGTATGCTGAAGCAGTAATGGAAAGTTATCGAAGGCAAGGATTCTTTGATGGGTATGACGTAAACAAAACCTCTCGACTCGAAGAAGGAATCCGTGATTTCTTATTGAATATTCCTCACCATGCCTTGATTTACATGGAAAGAGATGAGGATGTTCGTAAATATGAAGAAGATTATGCCGCTGTTTGCGCTTATATACAAAATGTGCAGCTTCTAGCGTGGGAAGAGGGAGTTGGCGTTCTTTGGACGACGAGTCCCTATTTACATGATGACCAATTTTCTGAAGCTATAGGGCTCGATAGCCAGCGTTTCAAGTTGGTTTCTGTGTTGCAGATGGGTTACCCAAAACGGATCCCGAAGCCAAAGGTTCGTACACCTATCCAACAGAAACTTGACTTATGCGATGGAAATAAAAAAAGCTGA
- a CDS encoding phosphoglycerate kinase, which translates to MNKKTIRDVEVQGKTVFCRVDFNVPMSEGEVTDDTRIKAALPTIKHLTGNGAKVILASHLGRPKGEVVEDLRLDPVANRLSDVLGQTVTKTDEVHGAEVNKAISQMENGDVLLIENVRFHPGEEKNDAELAKAFADMADLYVNDAFGAAHRAHASTAGVAEHIPAVAGFLMEKEINVLGKALSNPERPFTAIIGGAKVKDKIGVIDNLIDKVDNLIIGGGLAYTFVKALGHEIGKSLLEEDKIDLAKEYMKKAEEKGVNFLMPEDVVVADDFSDSANKEEVGIDSIPSDWEALDIGPKTREKYAKVIKDSKLVIWNGPMGVFEIESFANGTKAVANALSETDGYTVIGGGDSAAAVEKFGYANDMDHVSTGGGASLEFMEGKDLHGVSLLNDK; encoded by the coding sequence ATGAATAAGAAAACAATCCGCGATGTTGAAGTGCAAGGAAAAACGGTCTTTTGCCGTGTGGACTTCAACGTACCGATGAGTGAGGGAGAAGTCACAGACGACACTCGAATCAAAGCTGCCCTCCCTACAATCAAGCACCTGACTGGAAACGGTGCGAAAGTCATTCTTGCCAGTCACCTTGGACGCCCTAAAGGGGAAGTTGTCGAAGACCTTCGTCTTGATCCTGTAGCCAATCGTCTGAGCGATGTTCTTGGACAAACCGTTACAAAAACGGATGAAGTTCACGGGGCTGAAGTGAACAAAGCCATTTCTCAAATGGAAAACGGTGATGTTCTTCTGATTGAAAACGTTCGCTTCCATCCTGGTGAAGAGAAGAATGATGCGGAATTGGCCAAGGCTTTTGCAGACATGGCTGACCTCTATGTAAATGATGCATTCGGTGCTGCTCACCGTGCCCATGCTTCTACAGCAGGTGTTGCGGAGCATATCCCAGCCGTTGCTGGTTTCCTGATGGAGAAAGAAATCAATGTTCTAGGTAAGGCTTTGTCTAACCCTGAGCGTCCATTCACAGCCATCATTGGTGGTGCGAAAGTAAAAGATAAAATCGGTGTCATTGACAACTTAATCGATAAAGTTGATAACTTGATTATCGGTGGAGGTCTTGCTTACACATTCGTAAAAGCACTAGGTCATGAAATCGGTAAATCACTTCTAGAAGAAGATAAAATCGATCTAGCTAAAGAATATATGAAGAAAGCAGAAGAGAAAGGCGTCAACTTCCTAATGCCGGAAGATGTTGTTGTTGCTGATGATTTCTCTGATTCTGCGAACAAGGAAGAAGTCGGAATCGACAGCATCCCATCCGATTGGGAAGCCCTTGATATCGGTCCGAAAACGAGAGAAAAATATGCGAAAGTTATTAAAGATTCCAAATTGGTTATCTGGAACGGACCTATGGGCGTCTTTGAAATCGAATCTTTTGCTAACGGTACAAAAGCTGTAGCGAATGCTCTTTCCGAAACAGATGGCTACACGGTCATCGGTGGAGGCGACTCTGCAGCAGCCGTTGAGAAATTCGGATACGCAAATGACATGGACCACGTCTCCACAGGTGGCGGTGCTTCCTTGGAATTCATGGAAGGTAAAGATCTTCATGGTGTATCCTTGTTGAACGATAAATAA
- the eno gene encoding phosphopyruvate hydratase → MPYITDVYAREVLDSRGNPTVEVEVYTESGAFGTALVPSGASTGEYEAVELRDGDKERYLGKGVQNAVDNVNEKIAPNLLGMDVTQQVIIDQMMRELDGTENKGNLGANAILGVSMAVAHAAADVVGLPLYKYLGGFTAATLPTPMMNIVNGGEHADNNVDIQEFMIMPVGAPTFKEALRMGAEIFHALKKVLGGKGYNTAVGDEGGFAPDLGSNEEALSTIIEAIEAAGYKPGEEVQLAMDVASSEIYEDGKYNLKGEGVVRTSEEMVDWYEELVNKYPIVSIEDGLDENDWEGTKLLTDRIGDRVQLVGDDLFVTNTEKLSRAIEEGVGNSILIKVNQIGTLTETFEAIEMAKRAGYTAVISHRSGETEDATIADIAVATNAGQIKTGAPSRTDRVAKYNQLLRIEDQLLGTATYAGKKAFYNLNK, encoded by the coding sequence ATGCCTTACATTACTGACGTATATGCACGTGAAGTCCTTGACTCTCGTGGTAACCCAACTGTTGAAGTAGAAGTTTACACAGAATCCGGAGCTTTCGGTACAGCACTTGTTCCAAGTGGTGCTTCCACTGGTGAATACGAAGCTGTAGAACTTCGTGATGGTGACAAAGAACGTTACCTTGGCAAAGGCGTACAAAACGCTGTTGATAACGTAAACGAAAAGATTGCTCCAAACCTTCTAGGTATGGACGTAACGCAGCAAGTAATCATTGACCAAATGATGAGAGAGCTTGACGGTACAGAAAACAAAGGAAACCTTGGTGCGAACGCTATTCTTGGCGTATCCATGGCTGTTGCACATGCGGCTGCAGACGTTGTAGGTCTTCCACTTTACAAGTATCTTGGAGGCTTCACAGCAGCTACACTTCCAACACCAATGATGAACATTGTAAACGGTGGAGAGCACGCGGATAACAATGTAGATATCCAGGAATTCATGATCATGCCTGTTGGCGCGCCGACATTCAAAGAAGCGCTTCGTATGGGTGCTGAGATTTTCCACGCTCTTAAGAAGGTACTTGGCGGCAAAGGCTACAACACAGCTGTAGGTGACGAAGGCGGATTCGCTCCTGACCTTGGTTCAAACGAAGAAGCTCTATCTACAATCATCGAAGCGATCGAAGCGGCTGGTTACAAGCCAGGCGAAGAAGTGCAGCTTGCGATGGACGTTGCATCGTCTGAGATTTATGAAGATGGCAAGTACAACCTGAAAGGTGAAGGTGTGGTACGTACGTCTGAAGAAATGGTTGATTGGTATGAAGAGCTTGTGAACAAGTATCCAATCGTTTCCATTGAAGATGGTCTTGATGAAAACGACTGGGAAGGTACAAAACTTCTTACAGACCGTATCGGAGACCGCGTCCAGCTTGTCGGTGACGATTTGTTCGTAACAAACACTGAGAAACTAAGCCGTGCGATTGAAGAAGGCGTTGGCAACTCCATCCTAATCAAAGTGAACCAAATCGGTACACTTACTGAAACCTTCGAAGCAATCGAAATGGCGAAGCGTGCTGGTTACACAGCTGTCATCTCTCACCGTTCTGGTGAAACAGAAGACGCGACAATTGCAGACATCGCTGTTGCGACGAATGCGGGTCAAATCAAAACAGGTGCTCCATCCCGTACCGACCGCGTAGCGAAGTACAACCAGCTTCTTCGTATCGAAGACCAGCTGCTTGGAACTGCAACATATGCAGGTAAGAAAGCATTCTACAACTTGAATAAATAA
- the tpiA gene encoding triose-phosphate isomerase, translating into MRKKVIAGNWKMNKNHREAEDFIQTAKNEVPSSEQVESVVCAPFPFLQKLVEETEGTSLKIGAQNMHFEESGAFTGEVSPVMLKELGVSYVVLGHSERREIFKETDEEVNKKVHAAFNHGLTPIICVGESLEQREANETMDVVETQVKKALDGLTNDQCAETIIAYEPIWAIGTGRTATSEQANEVCTHIRKVVSDYVSADAAEAVRIQYGGSVKPANVDELLSQSDIDGALVGGASLEADSFLKLVEAGKNE; encoded by the coding sequence ATGCGTAAAAAAGTAATCGCTGGTAACTGGAAAATGAATAAAAACCACCGTGAAGCGGAAGATTTTATTCAAACAGCTAAAAACGAAGTACCTTCCTCTGAGCAGGTAGAATCGGTTGTTTGTGCTCCATTTCCTTTTCTACAAAAACTTGTAGAGGAAACAGAAGGCACAAGCCTTAAAATCGGTGCTCAAAACATGCACTTTGAGGAAAGCGGTGCGTTCACTGGTGAAGTAAGCCCGGTCATGCTGAAAGAACTTGGAGTTTCTTACGTCGTACTTGGTCACTCCGAGCGTCGTGAAATCTTCAAGGAAACGGATGAAGAGGTAAACAAAAAAGTTCATGCTGCATTCAACCATGGCTTAACACCAATTATTTGTGTAGGGGAATCTCTAGAACAGCGTGAAGCAAATGAAACGATGGACGTTGTTGAGACACAAGTGAAAAAAGCATTGGACGGTCTTACAAATGATCAATGTGCAGAAACAATCATTGCTTATGAGCCGATCTGGGCGATTGGTACAGGGCGTACAGCTACGTCTGAACAAGCGAATGAAGTATGTACACACATCCGTAAAGTCGTCAGTGATTATGTCAGTGCAGATGCAGCGGAAGCTGTCCGCATTCAATACGGTGGCAGCGTGAAGCCTGCAAACGTTGATGAACTACTATCTCAGTCCGACATTGATGGTGCTCTAGTAGGAGGGGCCAGCCTTGAAGCTGATTCCTTCCTAAAACTAGTGGAGGCAGGTAAGAATGAGTAA
- a CDS encoding YdcF family protein, producing the protein MKRFIQIILFLMIGYALYTGYSVWTYGDEKVSEADAAIVLGAAQWNGKPSPVFEGRLKQGIELYKEGHVEYLILTGGKSEQAASSEAEVGKDYAMEHGVKEEDILFEDRSLITADNLSNAKEVSLEKGIRSFLIVSDQFHLKRAVAMAKHLDMNVEGVPTQYSAYKSMETKVPFFLREWGYWMGQPVTKLIML; encoded by the coding sequence ATGAAAAGATTCATTCAGATCATTTTATTCTTGATGATAGGTTATGCATTATACACCGGGTATTCCGTGTGGACCTATGGTGATGAAAAAGTATCGGAAGCCGATGCAGCCATCGTCCTCGGTGCTGCGCAATGGAATGGAAAGCCAAGCCCTGTCTTTGAGGGGCGGTTGAAGCAGGGCATTGAATTATATAAAGAAGGACATGTCGAATATTTGATTCTTACGGGTGGTAAAAGTGAGCAGGCCGCTTCCTCTGAAGCAGAAGTAGGAAAAGACTATGCGATGGAACATGGAGTAAAAGAAGAAGATATTCTGTTTGAGGATCGATCACTCATCACCGCGGATAATTTGAGTAATGCGAAAGAAGTCAGTCTTGAAAAAGGCATTCGTTCCTTTCTAATTGTCAGTGACCAATTTCATTTAAAAAGAGCTGTGGCTATGGCCAAGCATCTGGATATGAATGTTGAAGGTGTCCCGACTCAGTATTCGGCCTATAAAAGCATGGAAACGAAAGTACCATTTTTCTTGCGTGAATGGGGCTATTGGATGGGACAGCCTGTGACAAAGTTGATCATGTTGTGA
- the ytzI gene encoding YtzI protein, with amino-acid sequence MTFTVIMIVCIAIVLGIAAMFGMAVSKGYDYKHTIDPLPDDKRHKDEHKKADA; translated from the coding sequence ATGACATTTACTGTGATCATGATCGTATGTATCGCGATTGTTTTGGGGATTGCCGCCATGTTTGGCATGGCTGTCTCTAAAGGCTACGATTACAAACACACCATTGACCCATTACCAGACGACAAACGACATAAAGATGAACACAAAAAAGCTGACGCTTAA
- a CDS encoding phosphocarrier protein HPr — MVEKTFKITSSDGVHARPATVLVQNAGKYESDINLHYKEKSVNLKSIMGIMSLGIPADADVKITAEGSDEQEAIDHLETTMKNEGLGE, encoded by the coding sequence ATGGTAGAGAAAACTTTTAAAATTACATCGTCCGACGGTGTTCACGCGCGTCCAGCAACAGTACTTGTACAAAATGCAGGAAAGTACGAGTCTGATATTAACCTACATTACAAAGAAAAATCCGTTAATCTTAAATCCATCATGGGAATCATGAGTCTTGGGATCCCTGCAGACGCTGATGTCAAAATCACAGCAGAAGGCAGTGACGAACAAGAAGCGATCGACCATTTGGAAACAACTATGAAGAACGAAGGCTTGGGGGAATAA
- the gap gene encoding type I glyceraldehyde-3-phosphate dehydrogenase → MTVRIGINGFGRIGRNVFRAALNNNEVEVVAVNDLTDANMLAHLLQYDTVHGKLEQEVTTNGDNLIVGGKEVKVLSEKDPAQLGWGDLGVDIVIESTGRFTQRDDAKKHLDAGAKKVVISAPAKQEDLTVVMGVNEDQYDKDSHHVISNASCTTNCLAPYAKVLDEKFGLKRGMMTTVHSYTNDQQILDLPHKDYRRARAAAENIIPTTTGAAQAVAKVLPHLDGKLSGMAMRVPTSNVSIVDLVAELDKDVTAEEVNEALRAEAEGNLKGILGYSDEPLVSTDYNGNTHSSIIDGLSTLILENNMVKIVSWYDNETGYSNRCVDLAVYLKNQGL, encoded by the coding sequence ATGACAGTAAGAATTGGTATTAACGGATTTGGACGTATTGGACGTAATGTTTTCCGTGCTGCTTTGAACAACAATGAAGTAGAGGTAGTAGCGGTTAACGACTTGACTGATGCAAACATGCTTGCACACTTGCTTCAATACGATACTGTACACGGTAAGCTTGAGCAAGAAGTGACAACAAACGGTGACAACCTGATTGTCGGCGGAAAAGAAGTCAAAGTACTTTCTGAAAAAGATCCAGCTCAACTTGGTTGGGGAGATCTTGGTGTAGATATCGTGATCGAATCTACAGGTCGCTTCACTCAGCGTGACGATGCGAAGAAACACTTGGATGCAGGTGCTAAGAAAGTCGTTATCTCTGCTCCAGCGAAGCAAGAAGACCTTACAGTCGTTATGGGTGTAAACGAAGATCAGTACGACAAAGATTCTCACCACGTCATCTCTAACGCATCTTGCACAACGAACTGCTTGGCTCCATACGCAAAAGTTCTTGACGAGAAGTTCGGACTTAAGCGCGGTATGATGACAACTGTTCACTCTTACACGAACGACCAACAGATCCTTGATCTTCCACACAAAGATTACCGTCGTGCTCGTGCAGCTGCTGAGAACATCATCCCAACGACAACTGGTGCTGCACAAGCCGTTGCAAAAGTTCTTCCACACCTTGATGGCAAGCTTAGCGGTATGGCGATGCGTGTACCAACATCCAACGTTTCCATCGTAGACTTGGTTGCTGAACTTGATAAAGATGTAACAGCTGAAGAAGTGAACGAAGCTCTTCGCGCAGAAGCTGAAGGTAACCTTAAAGGAATCCTTGGCTACAGTGACGAGCCACTTGTTTCCACGGACTACAATGGCAACACTCACTCTTCTATCATTGATGGTCTTTCTACACTAATCCTTGAAAACAACATGGTTAAAATCGTTTCTTGGTATGACAACGAAACTGGTTACTCTAACCGTTGTGTAGACTTGGCTGTATACCTTAAAAACCAAGGCTTGTAA
- the gpmI gene encoding 2,3-bisphosphoglycerate-independent phosphoglycerate mutase has protein sequence MSNKNLAALIILDGYALRDEEKGNAVKQANTPNFDRYWNQFPHSQLTACGEAVGLPEGQMGNSEVGHLNIGAGRVVYQSLTRINLSIREGDFFENEVLLNAVREAKTKDKALHIFGLLSDGGIHSHIDHMIATLKLAKEEGLERVFIHAFLDGRDVGQKSAKTYIKQTQEAIEEVGVGQIATLSGRYYAMDRDNRWERVKKAYDAIAYGEGPTYKDPIKAIDDSYEQEVYDEFVEPVVLTDEDNNPIGKVEDEDSIIFFNFRPDRAIQLSRTFANDDFDGYDRGENAPKNLHFVGMTQYSDQVRSKIAFPPNDLKNTVGEVLADNDMKQLRIAETEKYPHVTFFMSGGREKEFEGEERILIDSPKVATYDQKPEMSAYEVTDALLEALDAEKHNAIILNFANPDMVGHSGMLEPTIKAIEAVDECLGKIVDKIHEKGGHAIITADHGNSDEVTTLDGDAMTAHTTNPVPVIVTKDGAELRDGGILGDLSPTLLELLNVEQPEEMTGKSLIKK, from the coding sequence ATGAGTAATAAAAACCTGGCTGCCTTAATCATCCTTGATGGCTACGCTCTTCGTGATGAAGAGAAAGGGAATGCTGTCAAACAAGCGAACACGCCAAACTTTGATCGTTACTGGAACCAATTTCCGCATTCTCAATTAACGGCATGCGGGGAAGCTGTCGGACTGCCAGAAGGTCAAATGGGCAACTCTGAAGTTGGTCACTTGAACATCGGCGCAGGCCGTGTCGTTTATCAAAGTCTGACAAGAATCAACCTTTCCATTCGTGAAGGGGACTTCTTTGAGAATGAAGTGCTGCTGAACGCGGTTCGTGAAGCGAAAACAAAAGATAAAGCTCTTCATATTTTCGGCCTGTTATCTGATGGTGGTATCCATAGTCATATCGACCATATGATCGCTACCTTGAAGCTGGCGAAAGAAGAAGGACTCGAGAGAGTTTTCATCCATGCATTCCTAGATGGCCGTGATGTAGGTCAGAAATCGGCTAAGACTTATATCAAACAGACACAGGAAGCGATTGAAGAAGTGGGCGTTGGTCAAATTGCTACCCTTTCTGGTCGTTACTACGCGATGGACCGTGACAATCGCTGGGAGCGTGTCAAGAAAGCTTATGATGCCATTGCCTACGGTGAGGGGCCGACGTACAAGGATCCAATCAAAGCAATCGACGATTCTTATGAGCAGGAAGTGTATGATGAGTTTGTGGAGCCTGTTGTTCTAACAGATGAGGACAACAACCCGATCGGAAAAGTAGAAGATGAAGACAGTATCATTTTCTTCAATTTCCGACCAGACCGCGCCATTCAGCTTTCTCGTACATTTGCAAATGACGATTTTGATGGTTATGATCGTGGTGAAAACGCACCGAAAAACCTTCACTTTGTTGGAATGACGCAATACAGCGACCAGGTCAGAAGTAAGATTGCTTTCCCTCCGAATGACTTGAAAAATACAGTCGGGGAAGTCCTTGCTGACAATGACATGAAGCAGTTGCGTATCGCTGAAACAGAAAAGTATCCACACGTGACGTTTTTCATGAGCGGCGGCCGCGAAAAAGAATTCGAAGGGGAAGAGCGCATCCTCATCGATTCTCCAAAAGTAGCGACGTATGATCAGAAACCAGAAATGAGTGCTTATGAAGTCACAGATGCTCTTCTTGAGGCACTGGATGCTGAAAAGCACAACGCCATCATTCTAAACTTTGCCAATCCTGATATGGTTGGACACTCAGGGATGCTTGAGCCGACCATTAAAGCGATTGAAGCAGTGGACGAATGCTTAGGCAAGATCGTAGATAAGATCCACGAAAAAGGTGGACACGCGATCATTACGGCTGATCATGGTAACTCTGATGAGGTGACGACCTTGGATGGAGACGCTATGACAGCTCATACAACAAACCCTGTGCCCGTCATTGTGACGAAGGATGGGGCGGAACTCCGTGATGGAGGAATTCTTGGTGATCTTTCACCCACATTGCTTGAGCTCTTGAACGTTGAACAACCTGAAGAAATGACAGGAAAATCACTAATTAAAAAATAA
- the ptsP gene encoding phosphoenolpyruvate--protein phosphotransferase, with protein sequence MTQLQGIAASSGIAIAKVYRLEAPDLSFDKKEIEQPEQEVKRLHEALETSKSELEKIKEHTRKSLGDEHAEIFSAHLLVLSDPELIQPIEDKIKSENVNAEAALSETANMFIDMFKGMDNEYMRERAADIQDVTKRVMAHLLGVTFPDPALINEEVVIVADDLTPSDTAQLNKQYVKGFTTDIGGRTSHSAIMARSLEIPAVVGTKNITSQAGKDTMIIVDGINGDVIIDPSEDQIAEYKQKQEDFEKQKQEWAKLKDEATVTSEGDHVELVANIGTPDDVEGVLNNGGEGVGLYRTEFLYMGKNQLPTEDEQFDAYSSVLKQMGDKPVVVRTLDIGGDKELDYLDLPEEMNPFLGYRAIRLCLERDDIFRVQLRALLRASVHGNLKIMFPMIATLEEFRQAKAILEEERANLKEEGQNVSDEIEVGMMVEIPATAVIARQFAKEVDFFSIGTNDLIQYTMAADRMNERVSYLYQPYNPAILNLVNNVIEAAHAEGKWAGMCGEMAGDEIAIPLLLGLGLDEFSMSATSILPARTQIRDLSRKEWTSYKEDILSMGTAEEVVAFVKEKTQTK encoded by the coding sequence ATGACACAGCTTCAAGGTATTGCAGCTTCCAGCGGAATTGCGATTGCAAAGGTTTACCGCTTGGAAGCTCCGGATCTTTCTTTCGATAAGAAAGAGATCGAACAGCCGGAACAAGAAGTCAAACGCCTACATGAGGCTCTGGAAACATCAAAGTCAGAGCTTGAAAAAATTAAAGAACATACAAGAAAATCTTTAGGTGACGAACACGCAGAAATCTTTTCTGCTCACCTACTGGTCTTAAGCGATCCAGAATTGATCCAACCGATCGAAGATAAGATCAAGAGCGAAAACGTTAACGCAGAAGCCGCTCTTTCTGAGACGGCAAACATGTTCATCGACATGTTCAAAGGTATGGACAATGAATACATGCGTGAGCGTGCGGCAGACATCCAGGACGTAACAAAACGAGTAATGGCTCACCTTCTTGGGGTGACATTCCCGGATCCTGCACTAATCAACGAAGAAGTTGTCATCGTCGCTGACGATCTGACGCCTTCTGATACCGCTCAATTGAACAAACAATACGTAAAAGGGTTCACAACTGATATCGGCGGTCGTACGTCTCACTCTGCCATCATGGCTCGTTCTCTTGAGATTCCTGCAGTTGTCGGAACAAAAAATATCACTTCCCAGGCTGGGAAGGATACCATGATCATCGTTGATGGAATCAATGGTGACGTCATCATTGATCCGAGTGAAGATCAAATTGCTGAATACAAGCAAAAGCAGGAGGACTTCGAGAAACAAAAACAAGAGTGGGCGAAGCTTAAAGATGAAGCGACTGTCACTTCTGAAGGCGACCACGTAGAGCTTGTAGCGAATATCGGAACTCCTGACGACGTTGAAGGCGTTTTGAACAATGGTGGCGAAGGTGTCGGTCTTTATCGAACAGAGTTCCTTTACATGGGTAAAAACCAGCTACCGACAGAAGATGAACAGTTTGATGCTTACTCTTCTGTACTGAAGCAAATGGGAGACAAGCCAGTCGTTGTACGTACACTGGATATCGGTGGAGACAAGGAGCTTGACTACTTGGATCTTCCTGAAGAAATGAACCCATTCCTTGGGTACCGTGCGATCCGCCTTTGTCTGGAGCGCGACGATATTTTCCGCGTTCAGCTCCGTGCATTGCTGCGTGCCAGCGTCCACGGCAACTTAAAAATCATGTTCCCGATGATTGCTACGCTTGAAGAATTCCGCCAAGCTAAAGCGATCCTTGAAGAAGAGCGTGCGAACCTTAAAGAAGAAGGCCAGAATGTATCAGATGAAATCGAAGTCGGAATGATGGTTGAAATTCCTGCAACAGCAGTAATCGCCCGTCAGTTCGCTAAAGAAGTCGATTTCTTCAGTATCGGTACCAATGACCTTATTCAATATACAATGGCCGCTGACCGCATGAACGAGCGCGTGTCCTACTTGTATCAGCCGTACAACCCGGCGATTCTTAACCTGGTTAACAACGTGATTGAAGCAGCACATGCGGAAGGCAAATGGGCCGGCATGTGTGGAGAAATGGCTGGAGATGAGATTGCCATCCCTCTTCTACTTGGACTTGGTTTGGATGAATTCAGCATGAGTGCGACATCCATCCTTCCTGCTCGTACGCAGATCAGAGATCTATCCAGAAAGGAATGGACTTCTTACAAAGAAGATATCCTTTCTATGGGTACAGCAGAAGAAGTTGTCGCTTTTGTCAAAGAAAAAACACAAACAAAGTAG